The Ciconia boyciana chromosome 7, ASM3463844v1, whole genome shotgun sequence region CTGAGACTGATTTTATTCAGTGTGTTCATCTATGACCTGGAGAAGAATGAAATCTGAGTTTCCAATGATCCTAAGCCCCTACAAGTGATCAAATGCTATCAGGGCAAGGAATGCTAAAAGACTTGCAGAAAACTGAGTGAGCTGGCAAAAGTGATGTAGATGAGCTTCAGTGTACATAATGTAATGTATACATAAAGAAAACCAAGCCTGCATGACAATGAACTCTGAACTGGCAGTTCCGAACTCAAGAAAAGTTTGAGAGTCATCAATGACAGCTCACTGAAATCAGAGAGTCCATGTGCACTGGCAACCAAAGACATCAAAAAAACGTTGGCCACCAACAGGAAGGATTTTGAGAGCAAGACTGAAGGTAGCATTTTGCTACTGTGTAAAACCTTGCCATACCCACAACTTGAGTACGCAGCTCCAGATTATGCACCTCTAAGAGCAATGCTATGGAGTGAAAAATGGTATGGATGAGAGGCAACTAAAATGATCCGTGGGACAGAGTACCTGCCTCAGTGATAATCCAAAAGGACTAAGACTGTTCAGTTTGGAGAGGTGAAAGCTGAGAACTGGTGCACGAAATGGTTCCAAAATTTTGAATACTGTGCATAAACTGAATGTGCAATTGTTGTTCGCTGAATCTCACAATACTAATACTAGAGGGCACTCCAGAAAACTAGTAGAAAACAGTATAAAACGGATAAAAGGATATATCTTCAAACAGCAGGTAGTGACTGCTGCCACCAGGGCTACAGAAGCAGACAGTAGAAGCAAGTCCAGAAAAGGATTAGACAAAATTAGGGATAAGTCCATAAAAAGATAGCGAAAGCACCATGCAGAGATGTACCAACACCCTGACGCAGCCAGCATGGACGCTGAAGAGCCTGAGGGGAATCAGGCACAGAAAGCAGCCAGAATGGCTGTGTGCAGCTCTCACTGCCACTGCTGAAGATACAGTCAGAGCTAGATGGACCCCTGTGCTGACCCAGGAGAGCACAAGTCTGACTACCTGCCATCTTCCAAGTGGAAAGTTATGTAGTGCTTGATCTTACTACACATACACAAAAGTAGCTGAAGTCATTGTGAACTTAATGCACGCAGCATCTTACACGCTCAGGCCCCGAGACAGCCGTTCCCCTCATATCGAAAAGGAGGGACACTCTGGATGCTCTGTACGCAGGAACGGCGCATTTCCCAACGCTTCCTGACATAGACCACGagttatttctttcagaaaccaCCCTGCCAGAAGCTGAAGTCtctctgggcagcagctgcagctctaCCGCTACTCTCGGCGGGACAAAGACGCCCGGCTACAAGTACCTCAGAAACACAAACCCTCAGGCAAGCTCGGGCGATCACGGGTCTCCCGCCCCCGGGGGCCGCCGAGCCTCGCCTGCCCGGAgcctcccccccgcccgccACGCGGGCCCGGGCGGCACCGCCGGTCCCCTACCTGAGCCACCACATGTAGCTGTGCTCGTAGGGGAAGAAGCTGTGGGGGTCATCGCAGCAGTACTTGACGTCCTGGAAGCCACAGCAGTACACGGCGCGGGCgtcgccgcccgcccgcgggcAGCTGAACCCGCTCACCAGCACCTTGTCGGCGTTGAGGTAGCTGCTGCACTCGGCGCTCATGGtgcggcggccgcccgccggGCTGCCCGGTGCCTCGGCTCCGGCGGCACCCGGGCGGGAGGTGGGGCGGCGAGCGGGCGGAGCTCGGGCGGACAAGGGGCTGCGCTGGCTGCGGGCGGGAACCGCCgcgccccccaccccaggggtCGCCGCAACGCGGAGAGCGGCCGGAGCCGCCCGCGCCCTCAGGTGAAGGAGAGAGCGGAGCGCCTCCCGCCCttcgcgggggggggggggggggcggacaGGACCGTGTGGGGCTGACCGCCCCCGGGGTTGCTCACCTGAAGGGCAGCTCCCCAGTGTCTCTCGCTGGGGCTTAGTTCTCCCTCAGCGCTCGGTCCCAGGTCGAGAAGAGACTTCAGGGGTCCGCCCCCACCCATAAGCCTCGGTGGGGTCTCAGGACAGCCAAAGCGAGAAGGTAATTGAGAGGGATCACGCCTTGGCAGTTGGGCTCAGGGCCCCTTGGTTTTATGAGAGGTAAAAACTCCAGATACTATTTAATGTCTCTGAGAGACCAGTCTCCTATTCTTTTCAAAGGgcatttcctttcattattttagaccactttttttaaaaagtggggCCCCAGGCAGTCATTCTGTTACCTGTATGAAAGAGCCTCTCCTGAAGGAAAGGTGGGTAGGTCTCAGCTCAAGATAGCACACATGCATGTCCTGTGCACCTCTGCATGTGATTTGGCTCATGGAAAGAAGGGTAATAAGTCTTCAGGAGAGCAATGGGTAGACATTGCCCCCTCCAAGGACCTGGTCCTCAGCCTTGCTGAGGTCAATCTTCTCTCTAGATTACAAGAGAGCCTGGATGAAGTGCTTTGCCACACAAGTGACCTCCTCAAGGAAAAGTTCAGGTTTTAGAGAGGAAGGGAAATTGTGCAATATCAATAGAGCTTGACTTGAATTAATAAGACCACATTAATTCAACTAAcactttacattttaatgtCAGGTCTTGCCTTGAGATGAACTCCAAGCAAGTGGGAATTTCATGTCTTCTAGCTAACTGTCAGGAAGCAGCAAGAGCCAGGAGTGATGGCAGCTTAGGGAAGGGCAGTGTTCTCACCAACCAGGGTACAGTCCTGCAGGATCTGAATGAGGCCAGGCTGGTGACAATGACAGCACCATCAGCAGTCTCAGACTGAGTCAAGTCCAGGTTCCATCCAGGAGACAGGACAGGAGGTGAGTTACCTACAGCATAGGTCTAAAGTTCACCTAGGAGGACCAGCAAGCAATCCAGGGCAGTAAGAGAGAGGACTGAGTACAGGCATACCTCTAGCATAGCTTAGGGAAGGTCAGGCTGCCCTGAGCTTAAATGAGGCTCCTGGACCAATGAGCAGAGGGTGTGGGTGTTCTGAGGACCCAGGTGATGTTGATCAGGACCTGTTAGTGGTCACCTTGAGCCCTGACACTGATATCTTCCAGTACTACATGCAGTCCCCCTACATAGGGTGTTTAACTGTACTTGCTAAAAAGTATGAACATTCTTCAGTTTCTtggttgattttattttgtgaaatcaACCCTGACTTAGCACCAATTGAAATTAATGCAGAAATTCAGTCAGAGTCTGTCTGCTGAATTACAGGTTTGCCTTCCTAATATTTAGATGTATATGTGAATGGCCAGGTAAGATTCAAATTATTCAACTGTAGGATGCCTTAAACTTGAGCAATTTGAGAACTTGGCTTTAGGGAGCTCAAAAACAGGCTCAACACTTGCTGTTGCACTACACAAAGTGAGAGGATGAATGACTGATGTGGCTAGAGCAAAGATTCTAGAAAAGGGGAAACCAGGAGGAATCAATGAGTGTTGAACTTTAACAATGAAAAAGGCCAGATTACTATGAGATTTTGTGAGAGTTGTAATTTCATCACCTGTGTTGTTCACATGAAATCAGATTTAATCAGATCAATTGTTTTATGATAAAGTTGAGGATTAACTTTTTCAGAATATATACAGGAAAATGGTTACCAAAGACCAGAAAGCAGCCTTTTTACCTCAGTTATGTCAATAGTGTCACTACGTGTTAGGATTTAATCATGACTCTTGTGATACTTGAGGTCTTTTTTAGAGACCAATCTCCTGGTCATTTGATTCAGAGCgagtttcattttaatacaaTGACTTAGTCTTTCAAAGACATGGGGactgtgtttctgtgattgAGGAAAGAGTCTCTAGTGAGGGAAAGATGGGTGAATCTCAGCTCAAAAGCCATCAGTTGGTTGGCCAGATAGTGTGTATGCATCAATCAGCTAATCAACATGTGACATGGTGGAAACTGAGCACTGTATTCAGAATTTATTACTGAAGGATTGACAGACCCACAGACAGCATAGCTGTATAGACCTTGTTCTTTAATTAAGTTAGGTTTAAGCAGAAgacatgcaagaaaaacaaaacaaaacaaaaccaaatacacTTGTAAATGTCATGGTTTTGGAGACTGATTCAAGACTTTGTGAGGTTGTCAATACTGTGTTCAAAAGGGAGACCTTGTGTAAGTCCTACAACTTCCCAGGATGGAGGAACATTTAATTCTAGTCTAATGGGtatttgtcttttgaaatgtCTTCATGCACCTTGTTTGGTTGCTAATagctattttcttccaaaacctGAATTCCcatcctcatttttctttctgactctCTTTACccctctggggtttttttgcccatCTTATCAAAGGATAAGATGTCTGTTTCCATTGAGGTTCTGTTCATACCAGAATTCAACGAC contains the following coding sequences:
- the SHISAL2A gene encoding protein shisa-like-2A; amino-acid sequence: MSAECSSYLNADKVLVSGFSCPRAGGDARAVYCCGFQDVKYCCDDPHSFFPYEHSYMWWLSVGALVGLSIAAVVLFAFIITVCVLCYLFISMKPRSKLDTGLSLQMADSETRGSSIC